DNA sequence from the Coturnix japonica isolate 7356 chromosome 3, Coturnix japonica 2.1, whole genome shotgun sequence genome:
GATCCTTCTAGATGTGTAGCTCTGCATCAAAGGACTGATGCAGTCTCTTCAGCTCAGGTGTAACACAGTACCTGCTCTCGCTCAGGACTGTTTCTAGACTCCACTTCAACCTGCAGGGAAATGGTCTCGCCAATGCTCTTCCTCTTGGATAAGCGGTCTTCATCTAGGAAAAACCAGGATGGATaagctgctttgctgccattCCTCCATCTCCATAATTGCCCCATGCCTCAGCTCCTGAGTGGCAATCAGTCTGCCCAGCTGTTCACTCCAAttctcccagcccagcacaacTAAGAACTGAGTCAAACCCTTTATGACACCATCATTCCAACCCACCATGTATGTGACACCCCCCAGGAATCTCCTATTTCTCTAATGCTGCGCCTctgaggaaaggcagaaaaacaacagaccTACACGTAGCACAAGAACTTCACATTCCCATTACTGTATAGAATGTTTCCCACTCCCTGGTTCTCCTATAGACCGCAGGGTGGCACGTACCAGTCAGCTGGGGGACATAAGGTGTGCTGAGCCGGTCTGCATTGTAACCACTGCCACCCAGCACCTCACTGATCTTGCTCTGCCAGAAGAAGACCTCCGGGCCCAGGCGGTCAAGGCTCTTGCTTAACctatgaggaaggaaaaaaacagctataTCTTCTCTGCTTGGGAAACGGCACCAGAAGGGAGTGGGTTTCCAGCCCCTTTCAGTCAGAGAGGGCTCATATGGCTTTCCTTAGCGCTGTCAGAGTTGGATACATCATATTAGTGAGACCAATGAGTTAAGGAAGGTGATTCTccccctttcttcttctctcatGAGATCCCACCTGCGGCACTGTATGCaagtctggggcccccagcataAGGACACGGACCTGCTGGAGCAGATCTAGAGGGCACAAGGATGCTGAGAGGGCTGGGGCATCTCTCCTATAGGAACAGGCTAAGAGCTGCAGGTATTCAGACTGGATGAAAACAGGGCTCTGAGGAGACttactgcagctttccagtacttaaaggatCCTGCAAGAAAGGTGGAGAGGGACACTGTgttggggggaggaggggaggtgTACTGACAACAGGATGAAGATAATAGCATTATCCATTTAATAAtgccaaataataataataaactctTAACCACTCATGCTCCTACAAATGCTAAATCCTCGGGATCAGGTAATGGGGAAGAGGATGTTTCCAGCATGGGTGCTCACCTGGGTCTCTCCACAAACACATCTTCAGGGAGCAGATAAGGAGCTTCCTTCTGTCGCATCTGGATGACCTGCAGAAGGGAAGCAAGGAGTCAGGCTCAACCTTCACAGGCAGcctggcaggctgcagcagACAAGGCCTCAGCACCCACCCCAAGCCCTCGTACCTCGTGGATGTGCTGGCAGAAGGTGGGCACTGTGATGAGCTGACTGATGAGATTCAGGTAAGCCGCACCAAGGGCAAAGAGAGCACAGCGGTTGTATGCTGTCAAGTTGTCTTCGTTGGTCTGGGCTATCTCCTGCAGCAGAGACACAGCCCCATGTGATGGGGATAGGCAAGGTCCCAGTGTGGTCCCCATCTGCTGCCCACCAACATCCCAGCTCCTGGAGCAAGGGGCTGGGGCATTTCAGAAGCTGGAAGGTTGACCAGGGTCTCTTCCACGCTGTGCTAATCTGATCCCACTGTGGCAGGAGAAGCCCACAGGTGAGGAACCGGTATCCCCCTTGTTCAGAGACCCCAActccaaaaaacaacaacaaacaaacaaaaagcccttcCCAGAGGTTCCTTCACTACTTCTATTGCCTATTCCCAAATACAGACCAGCTCTGGAGAGATAACACCAGGTAAGATGCCAGGGAAGGGGCTCTCACCCAGCAGGCCAGGTGTCCCATTAGCCTTTTGGCactgagccccagcagcacactcAGCTTCCCATTCACCTacctgcactgccagcaccaaGCGGATGAGGTCCACTACGACCTCCTCGTTAGCCAGCTCAATGCTGATGAGCACCAGCAAGCTGTAGAGAGCCTCATAGTGAGCCTGGATGTTGCTCTCCTCCTTGCATATCAGGTAGATGTGCCGaaagagctgctggctgtgctgcaggaacagAGAGGGATGAGGTCACCTTCTATGCATCCTCTACAGGGAACACTACTATcaacacaaaaggaaaaccaaaaaagcagCAGGGCCCAGCAAAGGGGTTCTCATCCATGCACAAAGGAGCAGAACTCCTCCAGTTGACAAGCAAACAGAGAAAGCCCCAGGGACTGGGAGCTGTGACTCCCAGGTGGTGGTGGACACTGACGGGGAAGAGGCATCAGCAGGTCTGATAGCAGAGCCCAGGACTGGGAAATATTGCTTACAGAATcaagctcctgctgcagcagcattaTAGAAATGACAGCTCAGaccacagcagagaaataaagacCTGAGCCATACTGCTGGAGAGCAAGGCATGGGATAGGGCTGGGCACACAGCGGTGCAAGGGAAATGTAGCTCTTCCACTGCTTTCAATGCTATTAAAATGCTGCTGCCTGGTGTATAACACAACAAACTGATCCTCTCTTAACCTCAAATTAGTTTCAGAGGGGtttgcaaaggaaatattttcaagcgAGTGGCtgtttgttaaaaaacaaataatactaAGCAACTTTGAAAATCACTTGATAAATAGTATTTGGGATGCCAGCACATCCTGGGGTACTCCTTGCAACAAATAACAGATTACAGGGTCTGCAAAGGCTCATACATAAAGCAGTGATGTAGATTGAATCCCACTGTCTTTTCCCAGGGACACCTCCAGGCTCAGTGCCTCCAGTGTGGCTTGGGGAAACCAAGGCACTGTTCACACACAGGTGTGCATAAGAACAGCTCGACCCAGACTCTGACACTACCTTCTTCATGAAGACAGTATCTTGGCGTGAGCATTTTTCCACTTTCAGCTTCAGGACTGAGATATCGCTGATGATGCTGCAAGGAAAGGCCAAGGGGAAGGGAAAACTCAGACACCAGAGAAAGGATTTGCAATCCCCATCGCCAGCAGAACTGCTGGCCAGGAACAAGCCACTGGGAGGAACCAAGGGGGAGAAGCTGAAGGTTGGTTTTAGAACCCATCTGAGCAATCCAGATAATCGAGAGAGCTAAATCACTATAGGATTTCAAGAAAGTTGCACTCGGGAATACAAAGGCAAATTGACAAAGAAGCGTGCATGCAGAGTAGATGAGCAGGACCACAGCAAACCCCATGGAGATATTGCCATGTGGGATTCATCACCTTCTTCCGATTTAGCTTCATTCCTCTCCAGAGTAAGGCTAGCTAAATGCAGCGCAGCAATGCCAGTGCCCAGCAGGCCTGTCTGTGGGGATGCAATGCAGTAGATGAACCCACTCGAGGAGGTTACTGCTCCTGCACATCCTCCTGGTATCACTATCTGCCTAACCACAGTTATCCTCAGCTGGCTGGTCCCACATCCCTCTGGGCACAGCCTCTCAGTGACACCCCCCCACCCATCTGGCTCTTAGTGGACCTATTATCTGCGGCATTAGATCACCCCAGGATTAGTACCAGATTTAATAAGGCCCCAAAGCCTGCAGGCACTCTCAGCCTGACAGATCTCCCTCCCGAGCCTGCTCTGTGGGGtctgccagccccagccctgctggggaTCCCGAGGCACACACCTGATGGTAGAGAACTTCTGCCGACTGTCATGGCGATCAATGAAGCTGATGAGGATCTCAAGCACAAAGAGGCGAATCTCAGCATCCTCCATGagggctgcagaaagcaacCTGTCCAGGAAGGCGCTGGGAAGTGCTGTGAGCATGTTACTGCACTGGAAGCCCACGGAGACCTGTGAGCATCAATTATAAAGGGAGGCAACACCACAGCGTCACTTGGGTTAAAGCACACCAAGAACAGGGGAATGCGGGCAGAAAAAACTAAGTACAGTTTCAACTCTTGCTATATCACCCCAGGGGAGAGAGATCCTGAGCTCAAGTCAGGTCTCCGTGCCAGAAGCTGTCTTTGGTCACAGGTCCTAAAGGGGTtggatgctgctgcagggatAGTGACATGTTCATACCTGTAGGAGGGACTTGAGGAGCATTATCTGTGTCAGCCGATTTCGGTTCTCCCTgccaaggagaaaagaaataaatagtaaaatctgggtaaaaacagaaacaatccTCCTTCCGTGTTCAAAGGACAGAAAAACCTCAGGATAGGAGCACCAGatttaacagcaggaaaagcattGCTAAAGGAAAGCTGCCCCAGTTGAACAGTATATGGAGCCCCATGTGTCTCACACCGTGCAATACAAGACTGAACATGGGCACCAGGAATTACCCCCACATCAGTGAGGGGCAGAGCGTGTCTCCTGTCAGGCAGCGTGTCTCTCCCATCAGAAATGAGTGGGAGCAGCCGGGCCCatacttggaaaataaatatagcaTGAAAATCTGTTTGCTCCTTACCTACATGTTTCAGTGCTGATACCCTCGCTCCAAATAGCTCTCAAACTCTGTTCCCACACTTCTCAAGTAATTATGTTGTTTGggtgctttcctttccctctctcttcctccacAGCCAGTTATATATACCGCCTACTACTCAGTGTCAATAAAAGCTTGGAGGCAGCTCACAGGGGCCACACACACAGAGTGAGGAGGTAGTGATGAGCTCTCGGTCTCCACAAAGCCAAAAATGAGCTTCTCAGAAGCCACGGCCAGCAGCCACCTTGTTGACCTCATCAACTGGAGTCACTCCTCCAAATATCATTCCTTTTTCCCTGCTAAATTTTGGATGACACCTCGGGACTGAGCTTCTCACCCCAATCTCTCAGCAGGAACCCAAAGAAGAGGAAAGTTCAACTGCAGCATCAGTAGCTGTAAACACCTTTCCACCTTAGTGCATCAGCGTTTCAAAGGGCCTCGAATACTTGCCCTTGTCATCATAtttgcagcacacagcaaagcaaagcatctCATGTTACTCAGCTTCCCTTGGTCTTTGGTGGAAGCTCTTGATGCCCAGCCTTTCTAATAATGTACCCATATCCCACCCTGTCTTTATGTCTCACTCTGCCCCCAGAGACCACCTCAAGGAGCTCCCCTGCACTTTCCATCTTGCGTTCAAAGCCTTTTATCTCAATGCATGGGACAGCTGGAGGGAGACAAGAGCAGGGTTAGGAAGAGGACGGAGAAAAGTATCCACACTCACCCAGCTTTGCCAGCCTCAATGGACTGCTGTGAGGATGGCAGAGGAACCTTGTTCATGATGAAGGCCATCACCTCGGACTGCTGGTAAGTGGGAAGTGTGCTGGCAAAGGACCCTGTGGGCACAAGAGCGCACTGGCAGTGTGTGAGGAACAGTGAGCACTCACAGGTCACGGCACCCTGGGAAGCATTTGGTACTGCCACGCTCCAAGCAAGCTGCTGGGCTCACAGCCAGGCTTGAATAGTAAAAGACCTTGCTGGATTCAGTACCTGCAGGCAACTTTCCCTTTAAGGGGATTTAAGAGCCATCAAAATGCCTCCTGGAAGGAACAGCCCCAAGCCCAGACAAAGAGAGGCAGAGATGCCAAGCCCTCCCTCTACACCCCCTGTTTTGGAtgcatctccatcctcatcaaCTCAAGCAGGCTCACACCtgccctttccttctcctctccttccttcttcaggGTGTCCAAGCCAGGAATAAGCACAAGAGCCTCCACATAGCAACTCTGCTGGGATCACTGGGATTGCAATGGCACCTGCTGATAACCCACGTGCTGCAATGGATAAATCTCATTTCCCATCGCTGCTTTTTGGATGAGAGCAATTTTATTATGCCCTGAACCACCCTAAGATGCACAAGCAGAAACCTACCACATGGGAGGCcacccaccagcacagcccacacCTACAGCAGGCACTGCGAGACACCCCACCTATGGTTTTAATGACAGCCTCCTGGAACATCCTCTCCTCGTGCTCTTTGATGATCTTGGTGCTGACACCGGTGATGCAGTTGTAGCTCCCTGTCAGCGCGTAGTCGATGCTGAGCCGCAGCTGCCTCAGCAAGGTGTTAAACACCTCCAGCACCGTGGGGCCTGGGATGATGAGAAGGGAAagatgggagatatggggatcaGTGTTTTTTGCCCCATAGAGATGGAGCCTGTAGTTTCCCCAGGGGTGGTGTCATAGATGCCTCCTACTACCCATGCAAAGAGATTGAAAGCCAGATGTAGAGATTTAACCCTACCAGCTCCCCCAGTCAAGACAGGAGAGAAGTGGTCTTCCAGCACCAACATGAGCTCAACATATTTATAGCAAGTCCCAGAAAAAGAGCCCTGAAAATCCCTTTGCCCCCCCAATGTGGAGGTGAGGGCTTCCATTGCATTCAGCTGCCTAAACTTAGGCAGCTGCACGTGGGCGTTGCAGCTCCCATCTCAGACAGCTGAACGTGGGCGTTGTGCTCGGGTGCACTGAAATGGCACCAAACAGATCCCCAGCACTCCTGGGTGCTCCGAAGCAGATCCCCCACACCCTGGAATTCAGCTCAAaccttcagcagctgaaataaaaaggtGACAGGATGGATGGAGGACAGATCCATGCATTTACCAACAGATCCAGAGGCTGcaatcactgctgcttctgagagGACCTCCACAATGCCTGCACGCACAGTGGCTGCACTCTTGCTGTTGGCatccaggtggccaagaagcTGCTGGATCACGAGATGGGAGTGCTGGGGCTGGAAGGAGAGAGTGAATAACAGTGAGGGTGCCACATGTAAGAAGGGATGATCCATTTCTGTATCACACACAGCTAATGGGGACGCATAGCCCAGCTATATCAAAAGCCCTTGCCTGGCTCTTTCCAGCGCATCTCCAGATGCAAAATGAGAGAGGGCACCATGAAAAAGTCTGTTTTACAAGAATGAGCAAGAGCTTGGAGCAatttgcacaggaaaaaaagaatgatctAAAGAGCTGTTGAGATCTAAGGAAATAACAATGATTAATCCTGAGGATTTCAGGGAGCAGGGTCTTGCTGAGTTATGGTGACCCTACAACTCCACTATGCATTAACAGGATTTGATAAAATCTAGTAGTGCTATAAAGGGTTTTAGGCAGTTGATGGGATTAGAAACATGAAACGAAAGTGGGGGATGGCAATGTGCTTGTCAGTATATTGGTTCTCCAAGCTATGGCTTGGCTGAATccaaaagtgaagaaaaatcaaaagggGGGGAAGTCTGGGAGTCCAGGGGCTGCCCCAGCAAAGTGTGAGCAGAGTAGGAAGGCAGCACCATGCCTGACAGCATGCAGTGACCCAcgcaaagagaaagagaatggGCCATTTGGGGATAACCTCAACTGCATCTCCATGGCCAGAGATCCCAATGAAGAGTCTGGCAGGCCTGTTCCTATCAAAGGATGGAGATACTGGGCAGAAGGCATCCTCATGGATGTACCTGGTTTGCCCAGGGCATTTTTAACCCCAACTAGTGCCTCTTCTTttctgcagggacagggagggagGTTGGATTGATTTCTAAAGCAGTGATCTGGAAAGAGGCAGCTTTTTAACAAAGTCCAACTGCTTCCTATGAGTGTTTCACAGCACACTGCTAGTCCATCTGATTCAGCAAGGCTTTGGTTTATGCTGGGAGGGAAGCAATCTCTCCCAGTACTGAGATGCAGGCTCAATGCACAGCATGCTAaaccatgcacagctgtcacacaggGAGTCTAAGCTGTATCACATATTTAAGGCCCTCAGCCCACACTGCCGTGCATCTAAATGGTGCCCATTTTGGGACATGCTCAAGGGCCCGCTCTAAGTGCTCAGATCAACGTTGTCaggatgcagcagtgcagtaGCTGCTCTGACTCAGCCCAGCCACAGACGCAGACTTGGGTGCTCCCAGGCATGCACACACGTGGAACCCCAGATGGTTCCAAAGGCCAGAAATCCCATCAGCATCCCACCTGAATTGAGTACATGATGATCCTGAAGCAGCGGGTGGCAAAGATCTTCGGCTCCCAGAGCGAGTGGTTATCCAGGTGGCTGGGGAGAGATGGAATAAGAGCAGATATTAACTGTGTCCTCAAGCAATGCAGCAGTGCAAACCTGCACCAAGAGCAGGGACAGCCAGGAGCAGAATGGAGTAAGTGCTACACGTGAGAGCAGGGATACAAACCACTCTTTTCTCAGTGACAGGTATCTATCCAAAGCCACCTTCCTCCAAGAGCTGACACCCAGTTCCTACCTCCAGCACCTTGCCAAGGGCAGCCAGAAGAGCTCTAGCCTCCACCCCAGCTCTGAACCACACTGCTTGTTTCTCTGTGCCTCGATGCCCTTATGCCAAAATCAAAGGATGCACAACTTACATGAGAACAGGTGTGATGGCGTTCTTGATGTTGCCGTACGCCGCCCGGCCCAGCAGCTCCCGCAGACACctctctgccagctctgtgggactctccttctccttctcagTGGCTTGCAGCGGGGAGGGGGAGCGGctgtgaaagcagaggaggGTGATGAGAGTGGAGCTGAGcgtgctgcagcagtgggggaGAAGAGGCACAGAGCCCATTCAGGGTGGGATACAGCTAAATGTTTGTGGCATCTGCCTATACTTCTCATTGCACAGGGCCACGGGCTACTCATCTGAcagcctgcagccaccccacagcagccatATGTCACCCTGCCAGGCAGGTGGGGTAGCTCCattgcagcagagctcagggatAATGCATTGTTAGATTTGAGCCAGATCAGAGGGCAGCACAGGTGCACAGATTACAGGCAAGGGAGTTGAGCTGGAATGGCCCCAttcacagctccatgcagcaaAAACAGCCCTCACGTCCCTCCTTCCAGTCCAGAGGATTGTGGAGCTCAGTGCTTATCAGCAAGGATGCAGGGCATAACATCCTTCCAGCATAGACACAACCTCTCGAGGGAGGACAAGCAAAGCAGTCAGTACAGCACAACACAAATCACCTTGAACTCATACATCCCAGTGGGCATCCACCCCCCTTTTCCACACTTGAGCTCTTTGGCattgcagaaacacagcaaatgttttttccacttcagtgCTTAGGTTTAcaagagaaatgggaaatgtaACTGGCCAAAAGTCATCTTCCCAGGTCTGATACATCTCTCTTAaccttcaaaaaggaaaatcccAGGAGGAATTCATGCCTGTTTCTCCACAAAATGCTTCTCAGTTAAGTAACTCCCCTTCAAACACTCATCTGGCAGGAAGTCATGCTTGAAGAATGGGAAGGATGGGGAgcaaagctgtatttcagctcCCCCTCATTCTTCTTGCTGAGCTTCAAACTAATTGCATAGGTAGCATTTAAGCAGGAATCTTTGCAGAGGTCAGCCCACTGAACAGACAGCTGAGAGCCTTTGCAAAGAGAACGTGGCTTAACCGCATGGACAGTGCTGAGTGCTCTCTCCTTCACAAGAGTGATACTGCCCTGCAGTGGCCAAGATAGCAATAACCTTCACAGCACTGGATAACAAGCAGAGCCCCTGCCATCTGCACCCCCCTTCAAGGAGGACTCTTGCAGGCTTTCTCTATCCACAGCCTTTTTTACATGAGGCACAGGCACAATGCAGCCCACAGTGTCTCTCCCTTGTAAAACCTGGCTGAAAACAGCCCTgaagctgctggcagagcacatGGGCCACAGCAGCAATGAGCACTCACCTTTCAGCCTCCTCCACGTGCTGTAAGTTGAAGAGCAGCGAGGGCACAATTTTGTCCATGTGTTGAGGGTCCCAGATGTTGGCTTGAAGTTCATCATTCACCGTCTTCCTCACTACCCCTTGCAGGCCTTTAATGCCAGACATCCGGATCCTGGGGAACAAATTaacagcaaaatattatttctctctATGTATTACtttacatacacatatatatgtgggtgacatttttaaagaagatgaagagaagGCACCGATTTCTGCACTCTTGGAGGTGCTCGCACAGATGACACCCAAGACCTGGCCTGGTATGCCCCAAAGCAATCATTCCAGTTTGTATCCCAGAGAGATTCAGCTTCCCACAAAGCGACAGACACAAGCAGGAAAGGCTCTGAACCAGCTTAAATtgttctggcagcagcagcaggcttccATCCACCATCCTCACTGGGAGAGCCCCAGGCAAGCTGCAGCCACATGCTAACCAACATTGAGAGGTGGCACTAGCAAGCCTAGCCTCTCCAAAGGGTTGGTATTGGCTCCAGCATTACGGAtggttttgctgtttcctcTGTTCCTAGCAGCCACACTGCTAAGCTGTGTCCACAGGGATGCTGGATACCAAGGAAACCCAGATGTAGTTTGACACCTTTGTCTTTTCTGCATCCAAAGATCCTGACTCTGCTCTAATCAACAACAGAGCTATCAATAAAAATCCCTGTACACAGCAGGATTCCCAGCTCTGAAATCAGCCTCTCAACACCAATTGCTGGTGTCTGAGAAAGATAGTGTGTGCCtatcttcagaaacaaatgcattaaataatCTGCTCTGAGGTCTCTTCCCTAacagggttttttgttgtttattttttcctttgcaggcaATTTTCTTATCTTATTGCAGGGAATTATATGATTGTAACACAATTCTTGAGGAATGACCACTGAGCAAGACTAAGGTCATAGGAAAGCAATGCCCTCCTTTTTAATTACATGAGTGGCAGAATTTCTCTCTTCTGGCCTCCAACACAACTTAGCCAGTGTCACTGATTCCCTAAAAGTCAAGTGGAAATGATGAGCCATCTACATTACTTCcttattaaggaaaaaagctACCTTCAAGtctgcagcagtgggaggaggCTGGAAGTTCCCAGAGAGGAACCTCTGTGAGGAGTGGAAAACCTCAAGGGTTCAACTCTCTGTAATGAGACTGACCTGGCACTGTAGCTCCAGGAACAGCACCAGCAGGCTTTGCTGAAGTGCTGCCTGACTCCATGATTGTCTCTGGCAGCAGTCACCTCCTGTGCACAGCGTCCTGGCAAGAGCCATGGGTGTTACCACAGTGTACTGAGCCTCACAGGGATGCATAGGGCCATTCCAAGTGCTGGTCTGTTTAAGTACATCACTAAAAGACCAGGATTTGGCAGCAGTAAACAACGTTAATCTGTCTGCTTTAGTCATAATTAATCCTCTTGGGGTACATTTCCCATCACAATACAGCAAGTCGATCCTCAGCGCTGTCTAGGGATGTAGGCACCTTCCAATGTGGAAAACAACAGAtcacagctgcaggaggcagctcctGAGTGAATATTGATTCTGCTAATATTGGGCTTCTTCCCACCATCATCGCTCATTTTGGGACCGGGATCATTTCCTTGCCTCCCACTCTGAGCTCTCTGGATCTGTgggatgcagccctgcagcaaagGTGAAGAATGCTTCAAGATACAGAGGCAGCTCGGTGATGGGCAGGTGTTATCTGCCCACATTTTGCCCAAAGACAAGCGCATTGTGTCCAAGGGTGcaattccccttgtcctgccactgGCCATAGTATGAGCAAGCCAATGCCTGAACAGAACTGGCCCTGCTGTCAGAATAAGAAATGCAAACCATTTTTTCACACACATTCAATGCTGCACACAACAACCCACACAGAACTAGAAGCTGGATACGTGCTGCACTGCATTTTCTATGCCTCTGTTTCATCCTCCCATACAGTCAGCAGGACTTAATGTTCAGAAAATCATCACAGAATAGACCTacttatcatagaatggcctgggttgaaaaggaccacaatgatcacccagtttcaacccccctgctgtgtgcagggtcaccaaccaccagaccagcctgcccagagtcacatccagcctggccttgaatgcctccaaatATATATAGGAAGCAGCCATTTTTGAAAACTGAGTGTATACAGCTCTGGATAGTCACTGCACATCTCCATAACAGCACAAAATAACTGGTCCCTGCAGCCTGCATCCAACCTGCCACCAAAAGCAGGCACTTCTCCAGGAAAGACAAAAGCTGGAGGCAGAGTGAAAGCCCCCACCCCACTCCAGCATCTCTGCAGTGCCAGCAAGGCCAGAGAGGCTGCTGGCATTCACCTGCAGTACTCACTTTGTCCGGATCTCCAGGTCATCATGGCTAGAGTGGCACATCTCACTGAAGCGGGAGACAAAGAAGTCATAGCTGCGGTGGTAAGATGGGGTGTCCTCCTCAATGTTGGCAAACTTCacaaactgggagaaaagaaacagagcgTCAGCACAGAGGGCACAACAAAGCCTTAAAATACCTCTCCAAATCTGCAGGCTCTGGCAGTGTaacacagggctctgctgcagcaggctgACGTGAAGGCAGGGTGACATTCCCCAAATGCAGTTACAAAGGTGACAATGGCCCTGGAAATGacaatgaagaaacaaaatgtgagTGAGTTCTTAACAGATCTGGCTTGCAGCACTGGCAGCCCAAGGTCCTGTCGTTCCCTTCTAGCTTGGCCATGCCAAGTGGTGCAGAGCCTGCCAGCAAAGCCAGCTCACCAACAGACCTGACTTTCGCTTTACAGCTTTCAAGGAGAAAGTTAAGGAGCAGGAAAGGACAACTGTGTGTTCAAGCTTTcttctgaagacagaaactTATTCACAATGAGATAGGAACAAAGAGTCGAGCAGGAAGGGGAGGCTTTGATTCATCTATTCACACTgacaggggaaaataaaaaggagaaaaataaataaaacatctgtaGCACAAGAATGGCCACAAAATCCAAGGCTTGAACATGCAGAGAAAGCATGGATAGAGGTTGTATTCACGCAGCAGCAACTGGTGTTGGGAATGGATGAGGTCTACCTTTGGCCTGAGGCAAGAACTGTGCCACCAAGTCCTCGTGCTTTACCCTCCTGCTTAGAACATGGGCATAAGAAGCTGCTAGCAAAGATCTGAGCAGTAAAATCTGCTGGTTGCTTCTGTGTTCCAGTGCTGCTCACACATCAGCAGGCTGGGAAAGCTGAGGTCACTTGCAGGAGCACACAAGGAAGGGTGAGGATGCCTGCACTTCAAACCACCCCAGCTACTAATAACACCAAGAGAACAATGCCACTGCATTCAAGCTCAGTAGCTACTCACTAGAAACACTCTCTTGCCAGGATAGGAAACCAGCCAAGAAACACAATGGAGCCCTTAGGAAACATCCAAGCTCTGACCCCACAGCAAAGGTGGAAGATTCAGCTGCACGCACCTACCTGCCCTCCAAGCAGGATGTCTCCTATTGTGGGCACACGCTCACACTGCATGGAGGACCTCTTCTGCCAGACAGAGATGCTGCATTACAATGTGGTGCTGATGCCAGTCACTTCCAGAGGCACAACACAAAGCAATTGCTTCAAGCAATTCCACATCAATG
Encoded proteins:
- the EFR3B gene encoding protein EFR3 homolog B isoform X2 translates to MYGVCGCCGALRPRYKRLVDNIFPEDPEDGLVKTNMEKLTFYALSAPEKLDRIGAYLSERLIRDVSRHRYGYVCIAMEALDQLLMACHCQSINLFVESFLKMVAKLLESEKPNLQILGTNSFVKFANIEEDTPSYHRSYDFFVSRFSEMCHSSHDDLEIRTKIRMSGIKGLQGVVRKTVNDELQANIWDPQHMDKIVPSLLFNLQHVEEAESRSPSPLQATEKEKESPTELAERCLRELLGRAAYGNIKNAITPVLIHLDNHSLWEPKIFATRCFRIIMYSIQPQHSHLVIQQLLGHLDANSKSAATVRAGIVEVLSEAAVIAASGSVGPTVLEVFNTLLRQLRLSIDYALTGSYNCITGVSTKIIKEHEERMFQEAVIKTIGSFASTLPTYQQSEVMAFIMNKVPLPSSQQSIEAGKAGENRNRLTQIMLLKSLLQVSVGFQCSNMLTALPSAFLDRLLSAALMEDAEIRLFVLEILISFIDRHDSRQKFSTISIISDISVLKLKVEKCSRQDTVFMKKHSQQLFRHIYLICKEESNIQAHYEALYSLLVLISIELANEEVVVDLIRLVLAVQEIAQTNEDNLTAYNRCALFALGAAYLNLISQLITVPTFCQHIHEVIQMRQKEAPYLLPEDVFVERPRLSKSLDRLGPEVFFWQSKISEVLGGSGYNADRLSTPYVPQLTDEDRLSKRKSIGETISLQVEVESRNSPEREQRAPAEEITYETLKKAIDSVAVEEQERERRRQVVEKFQKAPFEEIAAHCGARATLLQSKLNQIFEITIRPPPSPSGTITAAYGQPQNHSIPVYEMKFPDLCVY
- the EFR3B gene encoding protein EFR3 homolog B isoform X4; the protein is MESCGVVCRRRGVCGCCGALRPRYKRLVDNIFPEDPEDGLVKTNMEKLTFYALSAPEKLDRIGAYLSERLIRDVSRHRYGYVCIAMEALDQLLMACHCQSINLFVESFLKMVAKLLESEKPNLQILGTNSFVKFANIEEDTPSYHRSYDFFVSRFSEMCHSSHDDLEIRTKIRMSGIKGLQGVVRKTVNDELQANIWDPQHMDKIVPSLLFNLQHVEEAESRSPSPLQATEKEKESPTELAERCLRELLGRAAYGNIKNAITPVLIHLDNHSLWEPKIFATRCFRIIMYSIQPQHSHLVIQQLLGHLDANSKSAATVRAGIVEVLSEAAVIAASGSVGPTVLEVFNTLLRQLRLSIDYALTGSYNCITGVSTKIIKEHEERMFQEAVIKTIGSFASTLPTYQQSEVMAFIMNKVPLPSSQQSIEAGKAGENRNRLTQIMLLKSLLQVSVGFQCSNMLTALPSAFLDRLLSAALMEDAEIRLFVLEILISFIDRHDSRQKFSTISIISDISVLKLKVEKCSRQDTVFMKKHSQQLFRHIYLICKEESNIQAHYEALYSLLVLISIELANEEVVVDLIRLVLAVQEIAQTNEDNLTAYNRCALFALGAAYLNLISQLITVPTFCQHIHEVIQMRQKEAPYLLPEDVFVERPRLSKSLDRLGPEVFFWQSKISEVLGGSGYNADRLSTPYVPQLTDEDRLSKRKSIGETISLQVEVESRNSPEREQRAPAEEITYETLKKAIVDSVAVEEQERERRRQVVEKFQKAPFEEIAAHCGARATLLQSKLNQIFEITIRPPPSPSGTITAAYGQPQNHSIPVYEMKFPDLCVY